A segment of the Cohnella algarum genome:
CGCCATACGTCGACCATCGCCTGCGTACCGTAATCGTGGTTGCCGACCGTCTGAAAGAACGGCAAGCCGGTCGCCGCGATTTGACCGTCGATATACTCCCATTCTTCGCGCGCTTTCGCGGCGTCCTTCCAGTAGCCTTCCACCAGGTCCCCGACAAAGAGGACAAAATCCGGCCTCAAATCTTTCAGCAGTTCCAGCGCTTGCTCGAACACTCCGGCGGTCATCATGCCGCTGCGGTCCCCCATAACGGCGAAGGAGAAGTTTCCGTTCAACCCTTCGGGCAATTGCCCGAACCACGGACGCTTGTCCGTGGCGAACCGGCTTTCGTCAATAAACATTTCGTTGCGCTTGCGATCCAATGAGGTCGTCATTTTCGTTACGCTTCCTTTCCGAATTTCAATATTGGCCATATAAACAGTGTGCAGGTTGTATGTAAGTTGTGTGTTAACGAACCGACTCCTTTTTGTTAAATTTTATAGAAAAAAAATAAAAAACGAGCTTCGAAAAGCCCGTCGTTCTCTTTATATAATTCCGTTCATAATCAAACTTTCATAAGTCACCGTATAAATTTCCAAAATCGCCGCTTTGGCCGCTTCCAGATCTCCCCTGACAAGCGCCTCGTACGCTTTCCGGTTCGATTCCAGCGATTTGCTCGGCTTATGCTGCGGGAATTGCTTGCGATAGGAAATGATTTTGAATAAAAATCGGCCTCTCGTCTGCTCGAGCACGCCCAGCATGTGCTGATTGTGAATCGTTCGAATGATCGTTTCGACAAACAGCAGAAAGCTTTCGTAATAGCCGGGGACGTCGTTGGCTTCCTTCGCCTCGATTTGACGCTCGAGATGGCTGCCGAGCGCCTGCAGGTCGAACGTCAACCCGCGTCTTTCCGCCGTGTTGATGACGTAAAGCTGCATCGAAATGAGCACTTCGATCATTTCCGCATATTCGCGAAACGAAATTTCCTTGACCATAACCCCGCGCCCGCGAAACGATTCGACGAACCCTTCCGTCACGAGCAAAGAAATCGCCGCCCTGATCGGCGTCCGGCTCATTTGCAGCTGCTCGGCAAGATCGTTTTCCGAGAGCAGCGTGCCGGGCAAATATTCCGCCGCGATGATTCTCCGGCGAAGTTCCTGATAGGCCCTTGTTTCCAATGTTGGGGGAGACATGTTCCGCACAAATCCTTTGCTTTTTTTAAATTAATGTTAGCAAAACGAACCGACATTTAAAAGAATGGAATTGTTATCCGAATGTTAAATGCATGTTAGAAACTTCATCTTTTGTTTAGCGCATCCGATAATGAATGCAGGGGGAGGTGGAACGAATGGACGTTGGAGCTCTATCGATCTCGTTAAGTCAATCCGCGCTCAAGCAATCGGTGGGGATCCAAGTGCTGGCGATGGCGAAAAACCAGGCGGAAATCCAGGGCCAAATGTTCGTGCAAATGGCGAGCCAAAGCCTCGATCCGAATTTGGGCGGCAAGCTGGATATTAAAGTCTGATCGGCAAAAAGAGGCCCCGCCCCGGCATCCGGATGCCGGGCGAGCGGCCTCTCTTTATTGCGCGTTCCTATTCCTCCGCCGGCTGTTCCGCCAGCTCGCCGACCGGCACGCTCAATTCCCGCTCCGGATGGTCCAGCGGGAACACGCGGGCCATTTCGGTGTCCTCGTCGACATGCTGGATGTAAACCGGAGTTCCGTCGAGCGTCACATTCGCCATGATCGGCGATGCGGCGATTTCCGATGCGCGCTGCGTGTTCATCCTATCCCCTCCTGTCCGCCTTTGCGGCGACGATTCCGTATCAGTATGGCCTTGGATCGGAACATCATGCGTCCGAGGCCGTACACGAAAAAATCCCCCGGCGCCGAAGCGCCAAGGGATTTCCATCGTTCGTTTCTCAATACGTCATCAAATATTGGTCCCGCTCCCACTGGTGAATTTGGGTCCGGTACATGTCCCATTCGATCGCTTTCAGCTCGTAGAAATAGCTCAACGCGTGGTCGCCGAGAGCGTCGCAGATGACTTCGTCGCGCATCAGCTCGTTCAGCGCTTCGTGCAGGTCGACCGGGAGGCTTGGAATGCCGGCGTCGATCCGCTCTTCGTCGGTCATAACGTAAATGTTGCGGTCGACCGGCGCCGGAAGGGGCAGCTTCCGCTTGATGCCGTCCAGGCCCGCCTTCAGCATGACCGCCAGGGCCAAATACGGGTTGGCGGCCGGATCGGGATTGCGGACCTCGACGCGCGTGCTGAGTCCGCGGGAAGCCGGAATCCGGATCATCGGGCTGCGGTTGCTCGCCGACCAGGCGACATAGCACGGCGCTTCGTATCCGGGAACGAGGCGCTTGTACGAATTGATCGTCGGATTCGTAATGACGGCCAGTCCGCGAGCATGGTGCAAGATGCCCGCCATGTATTGGCGCGCGACGGTGCTCAGGCCCAGCTTGTCGTTTTCGTCATAGAACGCGTTCTCGCTGCCGGTAAACAGCGATTGATGGCAGTGCATGCCGGAACCGTTGATTCCGAATAACGGCTTGGGCATGAACGTCGCATGCAGGCCGTGCTGGCGCGCGATCGTTTTGACCACTAACTTGAACGTCTGGATCTGGTCGGCCGCACGGATCGCGTCCGCGTATTTAAAATCGATTTCGTGTTGGCCCGGGGCGACCTCGTGGTGCGAAGCTTCGATCTCGAAGCCCATTTCCTCCAGCGTCAGCACGATATCGCGGCGGCAGTTCTCGCCGAGATCGGTCGGCGCGAGGTCGAAATAACCGCCCTGGTCGTTCAATTCGGTCGTCGGATTGCCTTTCTCGTCGGTCTGGAACAGGAAAAATTCCGGCTCCGGGCCGACGTTCATCGCGGTGAAGCCCATCTCGGCGGCTTCCTCCAGCACCCGTTTCAAAATGCCGCGCGGATCGCCCGCGAACGGCGTGCCGTCCGGCATGTATACGTCGCAAATAAGGCGGGCGACTTTGTCTTCCGTCACCCAAGGGAATACGACCCATGTGCTCAGGTCCGGGTACAAATACATGTCGGACTCTTCGATTCTTACATAGCCTTCGATCGAAGAGCCGTCGAACATCATCTTGTTGTCGAGCGCCTTCTCCAATTGGCTGACGGGAATTTCGACGTTTTTGATAATTCCCATCAAATCGGTAAATTGCAAGCGGATGAATCGAACGTTCTCTTCTTTGGCAATCCGCAAAATATCCTCGCGCGTGTAGCTCATGGGAACCTCCTCAAAAATTCTGGATTCTCAGATCGGGAAGACGTTTACTTGTTCTTGAAAAAACGCGACAGCTCGCCCTGAATGAGCGACACCTGCCCCGGGCGCTTGCCCTGCATCAGCTGCTGCTTCAGCATGCGGTGCAGCTGCGAATCCGACAGCTCGCGCCGCTTGACTTCGGTTTGCTCGTTTATGATCGTTCTGTCGTCGCTGTCTTCCCCTACCGGGATCATCACTTGCTTGATTCCGGCGATATTGACGCCTTTCTCGATTAGCGCTTTGATTTCCAGCAGACGTTCGACATCGTTAAAAGAAAACATTCGTTGGTTGCCTGCCGTCCGGGCCGGTTGAATCAATTCATGTTGTTCGTAGTACCGGATTTGCCGGGCCGTCAGGTCCGTCAGCTTCATGACGATGCCGATCGGAAACAGCGCCATATTCCTGCGTATCTCGTCCCCAGCCATAACATCAACCTTCCATCATCAAGCATAAATTTTGTAAACACTTCCATTGTACCCTCATTACAAATACGTGTCAAGGAATGTAAGGTTTAAGGCGTAAATTTCTTCTCGCAAATTGACGGATTCGTGTCGATTCCGGTCAGAGCAGTCCGCGTTCCCGCAAGTCCGATAACGCTTGATGGACCGCCAGCTTGACATGGGCGTACGTTAGGCCGCCCTGCATAAACGCAATGTAAGGTTCGCGGATCGGCGCGTCCGCCGAAAGCTCAAGGCTGCCCCCCTGCACGAACGTGCCGGCCGCCATAATGACCGGGTGCTCGTATCCGGGCATGTCCCACGGTTCGGGAACGACGTGGGCATCCACGGCCGCGGATTTCTGAATGGCCTGAACGAATGCGATCAAATGCTCGGCGGACGTAAAGCGGATCGCCTGGATCAGGTCGGTCCGATTGTCGTTCCAGGCGGGATGCGTCTCAAACCCGAGCGATTCGAACACGGCCGCCGCGAACACGCTGCCCTTTACCGCCTGGCTGACGAGCAGCGGCGCCATGTACAACCCTTGAAAAATCGATCGCGTCGTTCCGAGCATCGCGCCGACTTCGCCCCCGATTCCGGGCGCGGTCAACCGGTAAGCCGCCAGCTCGACCAGCTCGCGCCGTCCGGCGATGTAGCCGCCGCTTGCCGCAAGTCCGCCTCCAGGGTTTTTGATCAGCGATCCGGCGATCAGATCGACGCCGACTTCGGGCGGTTCCTTGTCCTCCGTAAATTCGCCGTAGCAATTGTCGACGAAGACGATCGCGTCCGGCTTGATCGCTTTCAACTGCCGAACCATCTCGCCGATCTCGGCGACGGTGAAGGAAGGCCGCCAATCGTAGCCGCGCGAGCGCTGAATGGCGAACACTTTCGTGCGCTCCGTCACGGACGCGCGAACGGCATCCCAATCCACGCTCCCGTCCTCCCGAAGCGGAGCGACGACCGAGCGGACGCCCCAGTCCGCAAGGGAGCCGGTGCCGTCCCCGGGCTTTCCGATCACTTTGTGGAGGGTGTCGTACGGCTTGCCCGTCACGAACACGATTTCGTCCTGCGGACGCACAACGCCGAACAGGGCGATGCCGATCGTATGGGTTCCCGATACGAAATGAGGGCGAACGAGGGCGGCTTCCGCTCCGAACGCCTCGGCGTATACTTCGTCCAGCAATTCCCTCCCCCGGTCGTTATATCCGTACCCGGTCGACGATGCGAAATGAAAATCGCTCACCTTGTTCCGTTGAAACGCCCGAATGACCTTCCACTGATTGCGCTGGGCGATTTCGTCGATTTCCTTCAATTTCCCCGCGGCATTCTCTTCCGCCGACTTCTCCAGGCTGTCCCATTGCCCGTTCCATTGTGCCATTGCTAACAAGCTCTCCAATCTTTTAGTCCGAACCGGGTTCGACCGGGTTTTCGTTCGTCTCTTTTTCTACGTTGTCCACTCGAAAAGGTTCCAACGGGCGCCCCCACTTTACCATATCGGCATGATTCAGCCGAATGTCGAGCAGCAGCCAATCGTCTTCCGTCCGCTGCTCCTTCACGTCGCCGACCCGGTAGGCAAGCGCCGCCAAGTCGCCGCGCGACGCGGGAATCCGCAACACGCACCGGTCGCCGGGCAGCGCGTCTTCCAGCTTCAGCAGCAGCCTGTCCAAATCCCGCCGATTCATTGCGCTGATGCGAAGCGCGTCGCCCCCGCCGCTCAGCAGCGGAAAATCGCTCGCCGATACGGCGTCGATTTTATTGTAAACGAGCAGAGTCGGCTTTGCCGCCGCCCCCAATTCGGCGAGCACCTGCTCCACCACTTCGCGCTGCCGGTCCCGCATCGGCGATGAAGCGTCAACCACATGAAGAAGCAAATCCGCTTCGTTCGCTTCCTCCAGCGTGGCCCGGAACGCCGCGACGAGATCGTGGGGCAGATTCTGGATAAAACCGACCGTATCGGTCAGCAGCACTTCTTTGCCGCCGGGGAGCCGCAGCGTCCGCGTCGTCGGATCGAGCGTCGCGAACAGCTTGTCCTCGGCCAGCACGTCGGCGTTCGTCAACTGCCGGAGCAGCGTCGATTTGCCGGCGTTCGTATAGCCGACGAGCGCGATCTGCACGACGCCGGCTTTTTTCCTTCTTTCCCGATGCAGTTCGCGGTGCGCGGTCACCTCTTGCAGTTGGCGTTTCAGCTCGCCGATCCGGTTGCGGATATGCCGCCGGTCCGTCTCCAGCTTCGTTTCGCCGGGTCCGCGCGTGCCGATGCCGCCGCCGAGCCGTGACAAATTTTTCCCGTGGCCGGAAAGCCTCGGAAGCAAATACGTCAGCTGCGCCAGCTCCACCTGCAAAATGCCCTCGCGCGTCTTCGCCCGCCCGGCGAAAATATCGAGGATGAGCTGCGTCCTGTCGATGATCTTGGCATCCAGCGCATCCTCGAGATTGCGAACCTGCGCGCCCGTCAGCTCCTGATCGAATATCGCCGTATCGATGTTCTCCTCGGCGATCCGGCGCTTGATTTCCTCCGCCTTGCCCTTGCCGACGAACCATTTCGAGTCGGGAACGTCGCGGTATTGCATCATCGTTCCGGACACTTCGACGCCCGCGGTTTCGGCCAAGTTCACCAATTCCGCAAGCGATTGCTCCGGATCGGAGCCGCTTCTAGCGCTGGCGTCGGTGACCAGGCTGACGAGCAGCGCCCGCTCCCGCCTTCCGGCGCCCGTTTCATATGTACTCGGCTTCATTAAAATCGAATTCCCCCAACTTCCTTCTGTCTTGACCTTTTACTAGCCGTCTTCTCCGATCGGGCCGGAATATCCGTCCCGGCGAAAGCCCGTTCGCCGGGAAGCTCGCGGCAGCGTCAACGCCGCTTCCGTCTCAAGGCTCCGCGCGCAAATCCTCGGGCCTTAGCGACAGCAGCTCCTGACGGCCGGGCGAGCCGTTCGGATATTGGTTCAGCAGCCGAACGGCCTGATTGCGGATCGCCCGCTCCAGCATATTGCGCACGAAACGCGCGTTGCTGAAATGATAGGGCGACTCCTGCTTTTCCGCGGCCATCAGCTGTCTCAGCTTGAACAGCGTTTGCGGCATCCAGGCGTAATCTCGCTGCTTGGCCATGCCTTCCGCGATTTGCACGAGCTGATCGATGGAGTAATCCGGAAACTCGATCCGAATCGGGAACCGCGACGGCAAGCCCGGATTCGTCATCAGAAACATGTCGATCTCCATCGTATACCCGGCCAAAATGAGAATAAATTGATTTTTGTAATCCTCCATCGCCTTCACGAGCGTATCGATCGCTTCCTTGCCGAAGTCTTTCTCCCCGCCGCGCGCCAGGCTGTACGCCTCGTCGACGAACAGCACGCCTCCTAGCGACTTCTTGACCAAGTCGCGCGTCTTCTGCGCGGTGTGGCCGATATACTCGCCCACCAGATCCGCGCGTTCGACCTCGACCAGATGGCCTTTGGTCAGCAGGCCCATCCCTTGAAACAGCTTGGCGAGCAGTCTCGCCACCGTCGTTTTCCCCGTGCCGGGGTTTCCTTTGAAAATCATGTGGTACACGTGGGCCGGATTTTGCAGCCCCGCGTCCACGCGAAATTGCGCGATTTGCAGCAGGGCGTAAATTTCGTAGACGAGCTCTTTGACGCTGTCCAGGCCGACCATCGCATCAAGTTCTCTCTGAAACTCCAGCCACGGTCCGCTGGTCGGCAGCGCCCGCGCGGCTTCCGCCCCCAACGCGCTTGCCGGCTCAAGCGAATCGTGCTTTCGCAGGACGACGTTGATTTGCCGGGACGGCCTTGCTGCGGCCGAATGCCGAATTTCGGACGTTTCTGCTCTCGTATTCAAACGCACTACCTCCGCCCCCGCCATAGTCGGCTTGTTGCGCCGCTATTTCAATGTATTCGGGCGGGTCACCCTCCATGCAACAGCCATTTTTGGCCGAGCCATTTCGTATAGGCGAGAACTTCGCGGGTGCGGTGGTAGCTCATTTGCAGCACTTCGCTTTCGGTCACGCTGACCTGAACCGGATCGTACCCGAGAAATTCGGCGATATCGCCGGCCCGGGAACCGTGATATTGGTGCGTGACGATGACGGCCGTTTTCCAGCCCCCCTCCTCCATGATGCTTTTGGAAAATTTCAAATTTTCGTAGGTGCTGGTCGATTTCGTTTCCAGCTCCATCGCTTCCGCGGGAACGCCCTTGTCCAGCAAATAGTTGCGCATTCCTTCGGCTTCGGTAATCGTTGCGCCGGAGCCGAGCCCGCCGGTAAGCAGCAGATGCCGAACCGTTCCGGCCCGATAAAGTTCGAAGGCATGATCCAGGCGTTCCGCCAGCCCCGGACTGGGCACGTCGTTCCACAGGCTGGCGCCGAGAACGATCGCCGTATCGGACTTCGCCGGAGCTCCTGCCGCCGGCTGCCCCTCGTAGCGGAAAATGACGACAAACAACGCGAGGCACCACAGCGCG
Coding sequences within it:
- a CDS encoding YdcF family protein, with the protein product MNESVDVRGPLSRMRRKPRGGKRRLLRVLLRVFLLGAAALALWCLALFVVIFRYEGQPAAGAPAKSDTAIVLGASLWNDVPSPGLAERLDHAFELYRAGTVRHLLLTGGLGSGATITEAEGMRNYLLDKGVPAEAMELETKSTSTYENLKFSKSIMEEGGWKTAVIVTHQYHGSRAGDIAEFLGYDPVQVSVTESEVLQMSYHRTREVLAYTKWLGQKWLLHGG
- a CDS encoding H-type small acid-soluble spore protein gives rise to the protein MNTQRASEIAASPIMANVTLDGTPVYIQHVDEDTEMARVFPLDHPERELSVPVGELAEQPAEE
- a CDS encoding MerR family transcriptional regulator, coding for MAGDEIRRNMALFPIGIVMKLTDLTARQIRYYEQHELIQPARTAGNQRMFSFNDVERLLEIKALIEKGVNIAGIKQVMIPVGEDSDDRTIINEQTEVKRRELSDSQLHRMLKQQLMQGKRPGQVSLIQGELSRFFKNK
- a CDS encoding GntR family transcriptional regulator, which gives rise to MSPPTLETRAYQELRRRIIAAEYLPGTLLSENDLAEQLQMSRTPIRAAISLLVTEGFVESFRGRGVMVKEISFREYAEMIEVLISMQLYVINTAERRGLTFDLQALGSHLERQIEAKEANDVPGYYESFLLFVETIIRTIHNQHMLGVLEQTRGRFLFKIISYRKQFPQHKPSKSLESNRKAYEALVRGDLEAAKAAILEIYTVTYESLIMNGII
- the hflX gene encoding GTPase HflX, which translates into the protein MKPSTYETGAGRRERALLVSLVTDASARSGSDPEQSLAELVNLAETAGVEVSGTMMQYRDVPDSKWFVGKGKAEEIKRRIAEENIDTAIFDQELTGAQVRNLEDALDAKIIDRTQLILDIFAGRAKTREGILQVELAQLTYLLPRLSGHGKNLSRLGGGIGTRGPGETKLETDRRHIRNRIGELKRQLQEVTAHRELHRERRKKAGVVQIALVGYTNAGKSTLLRQLTNADVLAEDKLFATLDPTTRTLRLPGGKEVLLTDTVGFIQNLPHDLVAAFRATLEEANEADLLLHVVDASSPMRDRQREVVEQVLAELGAAAKPTLLVYNKIDAVSASDFPLLSGGGDALRISAMNRRDLDRLLLKLEDALPGDRCVLRIPASRGDLAALAYRVGDVKEQRTEDDWLLLDIRLNHADMVKWGRPLEPFRVDNVEKETNENPVEPGSD
- a CDS encoding aminotransferase class I/II-fold pyridoxal phosphate-dependent enzyme, with amino-acid sequence MAQWNGQWDSLEKSAEENAAGKLKEIDEIAQRNQWKVIRAFQRNKVSDFHFASSTGYGYNDRGRELLDEVYAEAFGAEAALVRPHFVSGTHTIGIALFGVVRPQDEIVFVTGKPYDTLHKVIGKPGDGTGSLADWGVRSVVAPLREDGSVDWDAVRASVTERTKVFAIQRSRGYDWRPSFTVAEIGEMVRQLKAIKPDAIVFVDNCYGEFTEDKEPPEVGVDLIAGSLIKNPGGGLAASGGYIAGRRELVELAAYRLTAPGIGGEVGAMLGTTRSIFQGLYMAPLLVSQAVKGSVFAAAVFESLGFETHPAWNDNRTDLIQAIRFTSAEHLIAFVQAIQKSAAVDAHVVPEPWDMPGYEHPVIMAAGTFVQGGSLELSADAPIREPYIAFMQGGLTYAHVKLAVHQALSDLRERGLL
- a CDS encoding AAA family ATPase yields the protein MNTRAETSEIRHSAAARPSRQINVVLRKHDSLEPASALGAEAARALPTSGPWLEFQRELDAMVGLDSVKELVYEIYALLQIAQFRVDAGLQNPAHVYHMIFKGNPGTGKTTVARLLAKLFQGMGLLTKGHLVEVERADLVGEYIGHTAQKTRDLVKKSLGGVLFVDEAYSLARGGEKDFGKEAIDTLVKAMEDYKNQFILILAGYTMEIDMFLMTNPGLPSRFPIRIEFPDYSIDQLVQIAEGMAKQRDYAWMPQTLFKLRQLMAAEKQESPYHFSNARFVRNMLERAIRNQAVRLLNQYPNGSPGRQELLSLRPEDLRAEP
- the glnA gene encoding type I glutamate--ammonia ligase, translated to MSYTREDILRIAKEENVRFIRLQFTDLMGIIKNVEIPVSQLEKALDNKMMFDGSSIEGYVRIEESDMYLYPDLSTWVVFPWVTEDKVARLICDVYMPDGTPFAGDPRGILKRVLEEAAEMGFTAMNVGPEPEFFLFQTDEKGNPTTELNDQGGYFDLAPTDLGENCRRDIVLTLEEMGFEIEASHHEVAPGQHEIDFKYADAIRAADQIQTFKLVVKTIARQHGLHATFMPKPLFGINGSGMHCHQSLFTGSENAFYDENDKLGLSTVARQYMAGILHHARGLAVITNPTINSYKRLVPGYEAPCYVAWSASNRSPMIRIPASRGLSTRVEVRNPDPAANPYLALAVMLKAGLDGIKRKLPLPAPVDRNIYVMTDEERIDAGIPSLPVDLHEALNELMRDEVICDALGDHALSYFYELKAIEWDMYRTQIHQWERDQYLMTY
- a CDS encoding YjfB family protein, which produces MDVGALSISLSQSALKQSVGIQVLAMAKNQAEIQGQMFVQMASQSLDPNLGGKLDIKV